A region of the Bradysia coprophila strain Holo2 unplaced genomic scaffold, BU_Bcop_v1 contig_232, whole genome shotgun sequence genome:
TGCTCTCTGATCAAAGatccttttttttactaattttgagcattccattgaaaaacaaaatcaagttTCTCGGTGAGCAAATATCGTACGTAACAACGGTCGATCAATGGTCGCTTAACCGaaagaactaaaaaaaatgttttatccgTAAcgctttaattttatttatacattttccGTTGCACAAAACCCATAAACAGAACAGAAAAactctaaaattttattgcctaatcgaataaataaacttaaattgcTACAGTCTAAGATGATGATTCCGACGGTACTACAACACTTTGAGATTCCTCAGTTTTGGTAGGATCGTCTTCGGTTTCCGCTTCGAGTGCAGCTGTAGCAGCAGCTCTAGCTTCAGCATCTACAAAATATTCTCGTTACCATTTCCATTCACAAAagaaaagtatttttgaatttcaaaccTCTGACCGCTTGTTCCttccaaattttcttgttttccgcCAAACAATTGATCCATGGCTTTTTAATGCGAAACCGTGCCGGCTTATCATCGGGACCATTTTTCGGTACTTCTTCTTCACTTATTGCTTCAACTTTACCAGTCAGAGTATTGGAATCTTCGCCGGAACTTTTACATGCAATCGGTGCTATCGGAGCCAGTATGCATTCCAGCATATCGGCACAAACGCCCATGCTCGGCTCAAcgataaattcaatgaaaccGATTTGTGATTCAGCCACCAGTGTATTGTTTCGATCGCACAACGGACTGTACGGAAGGCCTAATTCTAATTCGAGATCGCCTTGCCTAAAGAACTCCTCGAGCAACAACATCGTCCAGCGATGGTGTACGCCCCACTTCTTAGCAGGATGCGATATATCACAACAATGTAATACTAAAGCTAATGCTTTTGATTTGTCAACGGTCGGTTCGGCTAaagttaataaatttttcatatttttcaactGTTGAAAATGATAAGACATATCGGTCGCTAGCACCATATCGATCACCAATGTTCTCAATTCTCTGTACTCTTCCTTCGACAAATTGCCGAGAACATTGCAGTCGTCTTCATTTAGTACACGGAAAGCGGCACTGATATGATGATTTTCCAGTACGGCTCGATCATTGTACAGCATCGCAATGTCTGAACCAGACATTACGTGAAAATTGTTTGTCGTTCCCGTATGCTGGAaaaaatagtctctttagtAAAGGTGTTATTACTTCATGCATGGACTACGAACTGAGGCTCcgttaaaatctttttttttacctcaAAGTCGTGTACCAGGGCTGCAAGAAGTGTAGCAAATATTTCTAAATCTGACATCCAGTGCATCAGTCCGGTTTGGCAGAGTACATGGTGTACGGTTTGAGCGACGTCTGCGGCATGTAGGTTATTGTGGTAgggatttttaaatttacagtAGCCTTCCTCAATTTTGACGAGGAATATTTCGAGAGTTGCTGGCGGTACTTTAAATTTGTGAATGATACCGTAACGATTGAGTAAGTCGTAGCCAAGGTACTTAACTGGTTGTCCGTTTGCAGCTTCTGCTAAGGCAAATACATCAAATGACCAGTCATCTAATGtctgaaatgaaacaaatgttTGTTGCAAATTTGCCATAATCTTTGTTAAGCGCTAATATTGAGTACCTTCAATACTTTAACAACCTCTGGAGGGAATTGCATCAATGCCGAACTGGATACTCGCCGATATATTCGATCAACAAATATACCGGCTCGTATTGCATGTGCCACCGAACGGAATTTTGGCTTTTCGTCTGACTTTTTACGCGTGGTGGCCAGCTGTCGGGTGAACGTGGAAGCCAACCATTCACGGACTTCTGGCGGCACGGCATCGGGTTGAACTTCGGACAATTCGTCATCCTCGTCAGCTAGGCGCCTacagaaagaaattattttcgattagTGAAATGCTGACCGTCACAGTTAAGCCTCTAATAAcatttacgaaaaataaatgataatCATACTCCTCACATTGTCGTTCGATTGTTcgctcatttcttttttttttttacttctcctCTCTTCTCGAATTTATATTAAGTTTAATgatggaaacaaaaattttgatagaaacTAAAACTTACAAAGCTCTGTGGAACATTTAAGCAGACTAAAACAACAAGCAAAAGCATGCATTTCATTGGTGAAGTGAAGAATGAATGATACGTTCGGGATGGGGAGAAATGctgagaattttcatttcatttctgaaaatggaaaacggTGCGATACATGGAGAAATgatgatttcaattttcattttaaatttcatttataacaCAAACAGTAGGGTAGCGTGGTAGATAGGTAGGTTATACTATAAAAACTCACCATAAAACCGTTTTACTTTTCCATagcattaaattttatatgattGTCATCGACCTAATTGTCTGTGGCTGTACATTACTATTATATTAACGTGGAACTATTTTACGAAGCAATTTTATCTAAACATAACTTTGTTTGTGACATGCAATTCTCGTCTACGTTTAATATATTAGTGTGGTGATGGCAACGTATAATTTTATTGGAGAAATTGTGACGAGTCTTTCAAGTGATGTTTATTCCTTGTTATAATTCTATTATTCGTGGAAGAACAAGAGTAAGTGGCGGCAAAACTggtatttgataaaaataaaaataaaaattttcttcatcaaCTTATGTCCTTTCGTATAGCGTGGTTCTCCCATCTATTTTCCCTATTAGAGCCTCGATTTTATTATGTTTACCTATGCCTCTGTGCTTCGCATCTGTTTATTGACTTTGCGATCAGTTTTTCGTTGCTAATTATAAAATCAGGAAACATGTAGAATCCAGAAGGACCTAACACTTTCTTCGCgcggtgcggttgaatgaattttaactgagcatttcgatgcactttttatatttttggatattatgagtcagctcggagccctgaacaaggttccacaaaattttttgattttcatccatACCGTCGGTGACATTGGTGCATAGTCCATCCTGTCTACAGAGAGAGTGGTGGAAAACTGGTTGTGGCTTTAATCGAtagtgcctgaaattctaTTATCAATTTGGTACAAAATTTCACTGTAGAAGGACACATTTCACTTATTCATCCAACATATCGGCACTGTTGACATGAGTCATTGCATGTGTGGTGTCGATGGACAGCTGAGATTTCCAACATTTCAGAATTAACCatcttaattttaaaaaaattgtgcgtCTCAGGTGCTTCTGAAACctgcaaattttaccaaatatgagggaaaaactttgagctactGTCGGCCTCTATGTAGTTGgtctccaaaaatatttttttggtcattggtagagAAAATGTTGCTCTACTGCTAGAACTATTTATTAGCTTCATTTCTCAAGTATCTACGCCTCTAtgattgtttgaaaatcacgttttttcaactttagcaTGTCTCTGCCGGCTTCACTTGCACTTAGGgtaccaaatttttgtataattgttattagaatttcaggcactaTCGATTGAAACCACAACCAGTTTTCCCCCACTCTATCTGTAGCCAGGATGGACTATGCACCAATGTCACCAACGGTACggatgaaattcaaaaatttttgtggaaccttgttcagggctccgagctgactcataatatccaaaaatatcaaaagtgcatcgaaatgctcagttaaaattcattcaaccgcaccgtgttCGTCACACAGTAAAGACAGTAAAATGTCagcatgaattttcttcaactatttttcagctgatccacacacaCAATCAAAACGGTGTTAACACTACCACGCACGTGCGTCTGGCAGCTTAGTGATTtaatgtgtggatcagctgaaaaacagatgaagcaaatccatgctgaaatttcactgcatatgactatttaatttgaaatagaCGACATAATGGTTACAGTCATACCGGTTGAGctcttttcaaatatttccaagTCTTTcacaagaataaaaaaaattaaaatttgataaaaaaaccaCAGcctaaaacaagaaaaaaatttctggatTTATCCATCCATTAGAGTACTCGTAAAGTGCAACCTACTTATTAAGACTTTTCATGTGGAAGGAATTTAAATCACATTGATAAAAAAAGCCCACAATTTAGGCCTTGTTAACGACATAAAAGTCGCAAATGACTGACTGCaactttaatttattgattccGTCACGTTAATAGAGTTAAATATTGCACGAAACATTTGCCTCCAGTGTAAGTGTACCAACAATTGCTGTCTCATTTTAATAATTccataaatcaaaattctcGCGCAACCCCATTCTGCATTTTGTTTTATGGAAGCAACGCAGAAATATGTTGTTTACGTTTCGGTATTTCTTAGCGATTCATCGCACATTTAATTACTTTCCAGAAAACTTTTATTACGAGCATCGCTTAAATGCTATCCTCACATTTAATAAttccaaatatattttattaaaatctaaAGTGGAATGAAAGTGGAGCTCTGAGATGAATATAACATGAGAATCAGATTACAGACGAAACAGCGCTCGCTAAAATTGTTGTgaattatttagaaaaaaatgagtGTAACAAGCGTTATGATCGCTTCATACCATTTTCGTTCCAAGACAATATTCAAACCCACATCAAggtttttgttattataatTAAGATGCCTCTAATACGTCTTCATAATCCAACTAAAGAGTGTATACCTTCGCTGAGCTTATACCATGATAAAAATGCTTTATTGTGTAGTACTCGTAACATCATTATTATCACTCCATTTTGAGCTACTTACTTTTGTAATAAATACGTTCGTACCCAGACCCACGCACACACCTACTACACCCTCAATGAGTGATACATCTAATTCTCTGGTAATGTGTGCATTaagaatttatgaaataaaactcctgataaatttacattacattaccAGACGATTAATGTTTAATCTTAAGACtaagatttttgtttccaCGTTACGAGTTTCATTTACGATGAAATTTACTGTTTATCTTTTGCAGGTTCCTTCCGAAAATggtaaatactttttttttgtattagaAATCGAAATAAGCAACAGATtcaagagtcaattcgccaattcGTCAgccgaattttcaatttttgaaacaagcTATCcccgatattattgagttatagctcattcgattcgtcgttcaattctagcgaaggggtgtctgccatttttttttcaaaaaatccattttgagTGTAATGTGTCTAAATGTCATGTGATGTCAAAGGGTGGTcgaaaaattggcgaattgactctcaAGCCTTTTTGGTGCATGGAATTAGTTTGGCTCATATAACGATGTTCTTTAAGTCTGGGTCTTCATTTGTTGCTTTTATACTTAGTGTTTGATGCGACGGTTTTATTTCACTAagcatttttcgttacaaagCAACTCAATTCAGAGCTCATCGCTTACTTTTCTCTGCCTTGTCAatagcagatgactagccATTCTTTAAAAGTCGAATGATATTTGCCTGTTTCTACGTTTTTAGTATAACCCTTACAAATCGTGAAGCTCGGAAAAAAGGTCAGTGTCAGGTTCTTCTTGTATCTATTGAGACATACATGTTCAAGAACGTGAAACTACTAAGCCGAAATGACCCTTCATCCGCTGCCCATTTGATgagaacaatttaaaaattgaagagTTCAAGTTTCGTGTGAATATTGCTGATTTGAGGCAGAGCCGTAAGTTAGATTTAAATTACGTTGAAAGATCAATGGGACGTTTATGTACATTTGTTAGGGGACGTTCATGTATTTTTACAGATTGTCGATCCTCACTCTGcgtttcaaatatttcgtatATCTCTATGTCCACCCACTGCAAAAGGGTCTATCTCTATGGCTGTTGAGGTTGGAGTGTATTTTCTAAAAGAATCTGCTAGATTGATCGCCAGGTGAAACGATTAATCGTCCccccaattttattttaattggtGCCACCAAAGTTTAAGTGCCTATTCTGAAAATCGACATGATTTCTGTCTGGTCGATTAGAAAAGAATTAAGTAAAGGAAAACATTACTCGCCGCCCCACATTATCTCTCCCGTAGACCTCTTTTTAATGCAAAACCATTTCGCTTTTTCCAAGCACATCGAAAGTAACGATTTTTCAAAAGTGTacattgaaacaaaatgttttaattaaatttcactcCGTTCCTCTTTTCGGTATAATAACGTGTATAGATCTGGAacgacaataaaattaatgcaTATACACAAACTTCAACATTCaggttaaatttatttgtttaacgaCCCCACATTTTATTAGCTCCGAAAATTCGTAGTAGCGTGTAACGGAATGAGTTAACACAAAGCTACTTAACTGGCAAGACAAAGTGTAATTTCGATTTACATTTAAATGCTATTGTTCAACAAGGGCGAAtgggagtttttttttgcttccttCTGTGTTGTGTTAAGAAGTGGGAAAACATAAATTGTAACCATTTTTATGGCACAAGTATCCGGAATTAGCACTGAACGTAAAGTATATTTTGCAGGGAAACAAAAGCCTTTCTGTGATGAAAGAGAAACGTGCGTGCAGTATTAATAATACCTAAGAATTCACCTTTTAAAGACAGGAAAGGACTGAACTTACGATTGCATTGTTAATTGTCtagaaaatttaatatggAAATAAGAGAAATAATTATTCAGCGTCTGAATAGCTGCAAAGTCCTACAGTTTTCTTGAATTCATTCACCTGTGTCtaacttcaatttttcatgcCACTCAGTAAGCTAATCAGATTTTATCGTGTACAACAATAGAAATCCTTAACGAAGTATTAAAAGGGAAAAGGGTGTTGTCTCTTTCTAAACTTCGGCCACCAACAGACATCAAAAAAATCCAGAAAACCGCTAGTACATATTTTTTGGTATGTCTACTTTCTCTCGACCGAtttatcatttctttttcgaCTGCCTCACCAAACAAAAGAAGATTCCGAGTTCCGAGAGAAATAGAGGTCTgcacaatttttcgaattcgtACCGCACTGGAATTTTAGAGTTTAACAACAAAGGGATTATCATTTTGCGGtttgttatcaacaacgaAAAGCTTTAAGTTTACAGCGTACATAAACTATATTAAAACTAATggagtaatagattttcgatTAATCTCCTAACAGTATTTAAATCAAAGAAGTCCAAATTTCATGATTTCATATACACTCGCTAGTCGTTTCTTTAAAGTTAAACATTTAACATTAAGATTAAGATTTAATAAGAAAACTTTTggactattttaaaaaattcttcactACTAACATTTAAATAACTCTCGTTcaccaaatgaaaaaaatactCTGGAACTCTCTGCCGACTTTTATCTTACTACTGAGAGGTCACAAGAAGACTAACAtactcacaaaaaaaaaccagacTAACCAACATGGAACTAGTATATGTCGATCGAAAAACAACATTAATCACCCTCAAAACAATagaagaatcaatttttttgtttatgtgaaATATTGTTGACTCGCCTAACATACACGCATTTGGTACGCAGCTATGTTGATACAACTAATTAGCAAATATTCGTAAACAATAAAGTCGGTTTATTCCACTTTTAATGACAAATTATTGATGGATTCGACGAACAAAATGCATAATTCCGTATTCGTATAAATGTTATACTAACCCAGATGTAAATGAATATTCAATGGAGGGCAGTAATGGAAACAGTTTTGAAACTTACAACAGAAGTTCATTAGTGAATCTCGGGTGGATCAGAATGAAAACATGGTTGAACTGTGTATAAACTTCATGTGCTTGAAACAGAggttttcagtaaatttaataattttgtttgtcttGAGTAATCCCTCGAGATCCGTGCAACAAATGAACAATAAATCCAGCAATAAATTTTGAGACTGGGAACTGAATCGTTTCACTGACTGTGTAGTTACAGTTATGAATAATGAAGATGATTAGTAAATTTGATGCGTGCAACACGAGCATGTTGCAAAATTTGCTGCATCCGTAACCTTTAACTATATTAATTTGGtcatctgttctcgacagagaCGACGATGAACTCTGTTGAATATGTTGgtatatggaaaaatgtactttaaaactattgaagtaaaagatcttgTATCTGTTAGAAATACACAGatcaatgaagtaacagactgTGGTAACAATCTTGTTTATGTCGAAGGTTAcgagataaaaaaatgtaaataaactCTAAAAATCGAGAATGTTTTCGCACACTCCAAATATATAACCaaataactcgagcaaatctTGGCTACTTTCAAGTCATACGCTTCCAAATGTTTAAATGCCACAAACGTATACTAGCACAATCGGATACAATAAACAATACCGACAAgaatcatgtaaaaaaaatgaacattcaTCAACTGAATCGTTTGCAGACTCTAGATGGTACAATCATGTCAGTTCAGCTTCCCAATTTTATTTGACACAAATCTCCATCAGTTTAACATGAAAAgtgttggttcacatgaaagtCAGCTTCTATTTGGTTGTAACTTGTAAATTGATGTAAATCCCGAGACACAAGGGCTTTATCTCGCATAAAGTTAATGAATTAAGATAGGTGattagaaaattgatttaatttacaCGGAGTACAGTAACTTGAGTTATTATACACCAGTGTTCGTTCTGTATGGCATATAATATAACCGTGTGTACGATATTTCAATGAACTTAAAAATACAGCTAATTAGCAAAGCATTCAAAAAGTTTCATAAAAAGCTTCTTGTTGTAATgtttgtttccagtcaaagtAATTTCAAGTAAATTATGTATTTTATTCAACTAAATAGAGTCTAGATATACACTAGCTAGAAATACACGAGAGATCTATCTATATGTATACGAGAAAGTTattagttttaattttaaaatttgtttgctaACTTTTTGAAAGAGGAGTTATATGCATAATGTAAAATGTCAATGATAAAAGTAGAGGCAACATATTTTGCATGTCTGGTGCGATggataattattatttcaaaaatttatagtaaaaaaaagacacaaaaataaaaaaaaatttttttgtttagtcaatactaggtcccaccttttgggcgggtcaggtcccttgactgaccattttttcaatatatttttgatcaatttcattgttgaacttccgaaacatcactgatacaaataCCTACATTTAATGTATCGATTACTCTATacatgacaacaaaatttgacagaaaaagttcttcaaataaaccttcgaacgtaagaccgaatgatctttgagttctcatttttcttataaatttgcagcaagattttcaatcaaccacaaatcgtaaaaaaaatgagactcgtgtgaattacggccctcgctccgctctggccgcaaacttcccactcgtatgagctatctattattctgtttgattgccattttgtcaaatttaatcagagtagatgcgaagttttacgaatgtggaacgatgagaggactctttcactttggtaaaaaataaaaaacgcgatagatgttcttctcttacagttttgtacaaaaaaggaagtcccccggtacttactaaatttacaaaaccttcaatcgtgaataaaatttggatggtaataaacgaccgataaattaatttatttttttttgtcgtttcttcacttttgtcgatttttttcgtcgattcaGAAAgcgacaaaagtgaagaattGACGAAACGTCTCtaagttacatttcgtagaaggatgaattccctaggaacgaacaaaacgccttctcattacatttcgttgaaGGATGGagtccctaggaacgaacagaACGCCTTtgcattacatttcgtagaaggatgaattccctaggagcGAACAGAAcgccttctcattacatttcgttgaaGGATGGagtccctaggaacgaaccgccattgctttatatttccaaaatcgacaaagtgtgaagGAAAGcctttttttactgatttactgaagaggtgccagcgacatgtaccacatttctatcggtattttattattttttatcggtaaaattgaatgagttgtaaaatattttgtttgattgttggaataatgaatttaaaaaaaataatttttagaaattagtTGAGAATGACTTAAGTTACATTGCCTACAAAGAAAGATGGTtacatttaacataaaaatttcctacacttttcaatcatagtgtgctCATTTGATAGCAGGCATTTTTCTGCCGTAAGACATTGAgtaaaaaacatctttctttggtatagtagacgcattaaatttgttagtcaactatcaaatttgatagtcaactatcaattttgatagtcaactatcaattttgatagtcaactatcaattttgatagtcaactatcaattttgatagtcaactatcaaatttgatagtcaactatcaattttgatagtcaactatcaattttgatagtcaactatcaaatttgatagtcaactatcaaatttgatagtcaactatcaaaatttgatagtcaactatcaaaatttgatagtcaactatcaagttgttagtcaactatcaagttgttagtcaactatcaaatttgatagtcaactatcaagttgttagtcaactatcaaatttgatagtcaactatcaagttgttagtcaactatcaaatttgatagtcaactatcaagttgttagtcaactatcaaatttgatagtcaactatcaaattgttactcaactatcaagttgttagtcaactatcaaatttgatagtcaacaatcaactatcaattttgatagtcaactatcaaatttgatagtcaactatcaattttgatagtcaactatcaaatttgatagtcaactatcaagttgttagtcaactatcaaatttgatagtcaactatcaagttgttagtcaactatcaaatttgatagtcaactatcaagttgttagtcaactatcaaatttgatagtcaactatcaagttgttagtcaactatcaagttgttagtcaactatcaaatttgatagtcaactatcaagttgttagtcaactatcaaatttgatagtcaactatcaagttgttagtcaactatcaaatttgatagtcaactatcaagttgttagtcaactatcaaatttgatagtcaactatcaaatttgatagtcaactatcaaattgttactcaactatcaagttgttagtcaactatcaaatttgatagtcaacatCAGATTTGTTAGCAGTTCACtaacaagagatgtttaccggttagaggctgggcatgtactgacgaaatttttctttttacttgtttcatgcacattatcgaaaacatacttatacgatttacacacactacgcaaccaaatcaaatttcatcaaagtaatctttttcgatagaggctataatcaacagtgtaaaatcctgtttttcctggatagcttccagatccttcgtcccacattgcccatcttcgaacttagcctcgagattttaattccacatatttaaaaaaaagattcatccaaatagcttgagaattactcaagttatcgtgccttcaacgattttttgtcacccacatttaacgtttttcataccatttcatacattttcaatcatagtgaacttttttgtcacccacatatttcggtattttctggtgtaagaccctgactttcagtcaagggaataagtgAACATTCTCGCTATTAATTTGATTGTTAAACAAACTCAGAAATTCTGTTTTGTGTGAgtgttaaatttattattacttttcatgcaaattatgtttttcgtttcaattatttcgttAACaaaagacatttcaaaaataataaaaactaaaaaaggaacgaaaaaaaaaatattttgaatgtaaaattgttcagctaaatgtttctttttatacaaaacgtttttcatattttgtataataaGTTAAACGAGCATTACTTAAAAAGCACTCTCTAATACCTCTTGACTTTGAGTTCGTTGCCGGTCGATTGGCGAGGCTTTTTATCGGTGGTCTTAGCTTGTAATGTAAGATCCTGGctaaaataagaatttaatttttatggttATGTGACTTATCAATTAATTAGCTTGGCGTCTATCTCaatgaattataagaaaattaaatttaatcgatAGAAAAACTTtgctaaattaaaaaaattctattttggcaaaaatataattttaatttgaaaaataaatatttatggaGCATCTAGTGCGATATTGAATTGATTGAATCAAATGCG
Encoded here:
- the LOC119077076 gene encoding calcium/calmodulin-dependent 3',5'-cyclic nucleotide phosphodiesterase 1-like isoform X8, producing the protein MQSSSLQSITKQDDVVTTCDNVDLASDNLPAVDTPDACDKAALRLRCLLRQLQRGEISADTLQKNLHYAARVLEAVFIDETNHDGDRSRANASTNNPAVPRKDLPTPPQTHSGPTGPPDRTAIQRRRLRTPVWASQDLTLQAKTTDKKPRQSTGNELKVKRRLADEDDELSEVQPDAVPPEVREWLASTFTRQLATTRKKSDEKPKFRSVAHAIRAGIFVDRIYRRVSSSALMQFPPEVVKVLKTLDDWSFDVFALAEAANGQPVKYLGYDLLNRYGIIHKFKVPPATLEIFLVKIEEGYCKFKNPYHNNLHAADVAQTVHHVLCQTGLMHWMSDLEIFATLLAALVHDFEHTGTTNNFHVMSGSDIAMLYNDRAVLENHHISAAFRVLNEDDCNVLGNLSKEEYRELRTLVIDMVLATDMSYHFQQLKNMKNLLTLAEPTVDKSKALALVLHCCDISHPAKKWGVHHRWTMLLLEEFFRQGDLELELGLPYSPLCDRNNTLVAESQIGFIEFIVEPSMGVCADMLECILAPIAPIACKSSGEDSNTLTGKVEAISEEEVPKNGPDDKPARFRIKKPWINCLAENKKIWKEQAVRDAEARAAATAALEAETEDDPTKTEESQSVVVPSESSS
- the LOC119077076 gene encoding calcium/calmodulin-dependent 3',5'-cyclic nucleotide phosphodiesterase 1A-like isoform X5 yields the protein MGDSDEDSSDESIDCIGTAVRPKDLVHKCPSDPGHHGVVPKTLHTRSVRYPSGATTRKCVLTLDGYSYVIVASSPENKKSKDDTVLVSHRPDLHRSKSNSPTESNSGSSSPINGQLSKTGSLTIVRRSNSRKGNLLQQSDHQSSDHQYDTETTIDNFHYTGDIDNMQSSSLQSITKQDDVVTTCDNVDLASDNLPAVDTPDACDKAALRLRCLLRQLQRGEISADTLQKNLHYAARVLEAVFIDETNQDLTLQAKTTDKKPRQSTGNELKVKRRLADEDDELSEVQPDAVPPEVREWLASTFTRQLATTRKKSDEKPKFRSVAHAIRAGIFVDRIYRRVSSSALMQFPPEVVKVLKTLDDWSFDVFALAEAANGQPVKYLGYDLLNRYGIIHKFKVPPATLEIFLVKIEEGYCKFKNPYHNNLHAADVAQTVHHVLCQTGLMHWMSDLEIFATLLAALVHDFEHTGTTNNFHVMSGSDIAMLYNDRAVLENHHISAAFRVLNEDDCNVLGNLSKEEYRELRTLVIDMVLATDMSYHFQQLKNMKNLLTLAEPTVDKSKALALVLHCCDISHPAKKWGVHHRWTMLLLEEFFRQGDLELELGLPYSPLCDRNNTLVAESQIGFIEFIVEPSMGVCADMLECILAPIAPIACKSSGEDSNTLTGKVEAISEEEVPKNGPDDKPARFRIKKPWINCLAENKKIWKEQAVRDAEARAAATAALEAETEDDPTKTEESQSVVVPSESSS
- the LOC119077076 gene encoding calcium/calmodulin-dependent 3',5'-cyclic nucleotide phosphodiesterase 1-like isoform X4, producing the protein MGDSDEDSSDESIDCIGTAVRPKDLVHKCPSDPGHHGVVPKTLHTRSVRYPSGATTRKCVLTLDGYSYVIVASSPENKKSKDDTVLVSHRPDLHRSKSNSPTESNSGSSSPINGQLSKTGSLTIVRRSNSRKGNLLQQSDHQSSDHQYDTETTIDNFHYTGDIDNMQSSSLQSITKQDDVVTTCDNVDLASDNLPAVDTPDACDKAALRLRCLLRQLQRGEISADTLQKNLHYAARVLEAVFIDETNHDGDRSRANASTNNPAVPRKDLPTPPQTHSGPTGPPDRTAIQRRRLRTPVWARRLADEDDELSEVQPDAVPPEVREWLASTFTRQLATTRKKSDEKPKFRSVAHAIRAGIFVDRIYRRVSSSALMQFPPEVVKVLKTLDDWSFDVFALAEAANGQPVKYLGYDLLNRYGIIHKFKVPPATLEIFLVKIEEGYCKFKNPYHNNLHAADVAQTVHHVLCQTGLMHWMSDLEIFATLLAALVHDFEHTGTTNNFHVMSGSDIAMLYNDRAVLENHHISAAFRVLNEDDCNVLGNLSKEEYRELRTLVIDMVLATDMSYHFQQLKNMKNLLTLAEPTVDKSKALALVLHCCDISHPAKKWGVHHRWTMLLLEEFFRQGDLELELGLPYSPLCDRNNTLVAESQIGFIEFIVEPSMGVCADMLECILAPIAPIACKSSGEDSNTLTGKVEAISEEEVPKNGPDDKPARFRIKKPWINCLAENKKIWKEQAVRDAEARAAATAALEAETEDDPTKTEESQSVVVPSESSS
- the LOC119077076 gene encoding calcium/calmodulin-dependent 3',5'-cyclic nucleotide phosphodiesterase 1-like isoform X1; its protein translation is MGDSDEDSSDESIDCIGTAVRPKDLVHKCPSDPGHHGVVPKTLHTRSVRYPSGATTRKCVLTLDGYSYVIVASSPENKKSKDDTVLVSHRPDLHRSKSNSPTESNSGSSSPINGQLSKTGSLTIVRRSNSRKGNLLQQSDHQSSDHQYDTETTIDNFHYTGDIDNMQSSSLQSITKQDDVVTTCDNVDLASDNLPAVDTPDACDKAALRLRCLLRQLQRGEISADTLQKNLHYAARVLEAVFIDETNHDGDRSRANASTNNPAVPRKDLPTPPQTHSGPTGPPDRTAIQRRRLRTPVWASQDLTLQAKTTDKKPRQSTGNELKVKRRLADEDDELSEVQPDAVPPEVREWLASTFTRQLATTRKKSDEKPKFRSVAHAIRAGIFVDRIYRRVSSSALMQFPPEVVKVLKTLDDWSFDVFALAEAANGQPVKYLGYDLLNRYGIIHKFKVPPATLEIFLVKIEEGYCKFKNPYHNNLHAADVAQTVHHVLCQTGLMHWMSDLEIFATLLAALVHDFEHTGTTNNFHVMSGSDIAMLYNDRAVLENHHISAAFRVLNEDDCNVLGNLSKEEYRELRTLVIDMVLATDMSYHFQQLKNMKNLLTLAEPTVDKSKALALVLHCCDISHPAKKWGVHHRWTMLLLEEFFRQGDLELELGLPYSPLCDRNNTLVAESQIGFIEFIVEPSMGVCADMLECILAPIAPIACKSSGEDSNTLTGKVEAISEEEVPKNGPDDKPARFRIKKPWINCLAENKKIWKEQAVRDAEARAAATAALEAETEDDPTKTEESQSVVVPSESSS